The genome window TACCTAGGTTACTAAAAAGTGCATACTTGACCAATATATACTAATATGAACAACTTTGCCTAACAAATCAACAAACAGGATATGAATAATTTAGAAGGAAAAGTTGCAGTAATCACAGGTGCATCGAAAGGTATTGGAAAAGGAATCGCTAAAGCTTTGGCAAGCCAAGGAGTTTGTGTTGCTATCAATTACAATAGTGATAAAACAGCAGCTGATCAACTTGTGGAAGAACTGAAATCGAAAGATTACCAAGCCATGGCTTTTCAGGCAGATGTTTCCAACAAAACAGATGTTACAAACATGTTCAATCAGATAAAGTCAGCAATTGGAAATATCGATATTTTGGTAAACAATGCTGGAGTTTATCATTTTGAACCTATAGAAACTGTTACGGTGGATGAATTTCAACGTCAGATGAATACCAATGTTCTTGGAAGTATGCTGTGTTCACAGGAAGCTTTGTCGCATTTTGGTGACAAAGGAGGAAGTATCATAAATATTAGTTCTGTAGCTACCACTCGACCTACAGCCTATACATCACTTTATACAGCGACAAAATCTGCAATTGATGGGTTTACGCAAAGTTTAGCGAAAGAACTCGGACCTCGAAATATTCGAGTAAATGCGATATTACCAGGTCTAGTAGAAACCGAAGGAACTCACACGATTGGTACTATCGGAAGTGAAAGTGAAGCCAATTTTGTTACAATGACTCCTATGGGAAGAGTGGGTCAACCCAACGACATTGCACAAGTGGTCTCTTTCCTAGCTACAAGTAATGCTCAATGGATTACAGGGCAAAAAATAGAAGTGACT of Flammeovirga agarivorans contains these proteins:
- a CDS encoding SDR family NAD(P)-dependent oxidoreductase yields the protein MNNLEGKVAVITGASKGIGKGIAKALASQGVCVAINYNSDKTAADQLVEELKSKDYQAMAFQADVSNKTDVTNMFNQIKSAIGNIDILVNNAGVYHFEPIETVTVDEFQRQMNTNVLGSMLCSQEALSHFGDKGGSIINISSVATTRPTAYTSLYTATKSAIDGFTQSLAKELGPRNIRVNAILPGLVETEGTHTIGTIGSESEANFVTMTPMGRVGQPNDIAQVVSFLATSNAQWITGQKIEVTGGF